CTAAAACCACTTAAAACAAACTAGATAGTAAATAAAACTTAATGGCTATTATGAACCTACACATTTCTGATGAATGCTTGGTTTTGTAACAAAAGATAATTAACTTTGCAGCGCCCTTTATAGCAGTGCCTATATCAATAAAATTAGCTGCCGAACATCAATGCAGTGAGCAGAAAATCTAGCCCTAAAACAGCCAAGCTTGATTGCACCACTGTAGATGTTGTCGCGCGGCTAATGCCTTCAGGATTTGGCTCAACTTCATAGCCTCGATATAGAGCAATCCAGGTGACAACAATACCAAACACCACACTTTTAATGACGGTGTTAACTATGTCTTGCTCCCACTCAATCGATGCCTGCAAAATAGACCAAAAAGCGCCGTGGTCAATGCCTTTCCATTCAACGCCAACTAAATGCCCGCCTGCGATACCTACTAGTGAAAACATAACAGACAGCAGCGGCAGCGAGATCATACCTGCCCAAAAACGCGGTGCGATAACTTGCCTGAGTGGGTCTACAGCCATCATCTCCAAACTTGATAACTGCTCAGTTGATTTCATCAAGCCAATCTCTGCAGTCAATGCTGAACCCGCACGGCCAGCAAATAGCAATGCAGTTACCACAGGGCCAAGCTCTCTTAATAAACTCAGCGCCACCATAGGGCCAAGACTTTCTTCAGTGCCAAAGTCCACCAAAATAGTGTAGCCCTGCAGCGCTAGTACCATGCCGATAAATAGGCCTGATACCAAAATAATCACCATCGAGCGTACGCCCAGTACATAAAGCTGTTTTACCAGTAAAGGCCAGCCTTTGCGTACGTTAGGCACCTGAGCTATCGCTCCCCAAAGCATCAATCCAGCTCGACCTAAGCCAGATACAGTATTAATTGCGCTGCGACCAACGGCAGAAATAGCATTAATCATGATCGGTTAATAACTCCTGACGATAATCTGCTGCAGGGTAGTGAAACGGCACTGTGCCATCAGGGCTGCCCTGTAAAAACTGCTGCAATTGCGGGTTAGCTGCTTGTCTTAACGCCTCCGGAGCGCCATGAGCGATAATTTTCTTGTCGGCAATAACATACACATAGTCAGCAATCTCCATTACTTCAGCAACATCATGGGATACCACCAAAGAGGTTAGCGATAATGACTCAGACAGCTCTTTAATCAGCTTAACTAACATCCCCATCGAAATAGGGTCTTGGCCTGCAAACGGCTCATCGTACATCACTAACTCAGGCTCTAACGCAATCGCTCTTGCCAGCGCAGCTCGGCGCTGCATACCACCGGACAGTTCATTAGGCATCATCTGGCTGGCACCGCGAAGCCCAACAGCTTGTAGCTTCATCAATACCAGTTTACGGATGATTTCCTCTGGTAATCCACTGTGTTCACGCAGCGCAAACGCCACATTGTCGAATACCGTCATGTCGGTAAACAACGCGCCACTTTGAAACAACATACTCATACGTTTACGCAAACTAAAAAGCTCATTACGGCTTAATGCATGAACGTCTTGGCCGTCAAATAACACCTGGCCAGAGTCGGGTGTTAACTGACCACCAATAAGCTTCAACAAGGTAGTTTTACCGATACCACTGGGCCCCATAATCGCGGTGATTTTGCCCTGTGGGATATTTAAAGAAATATCTTGATATATGACGCGCTCACCGCGGCTAAAACCAAGGTTACGGATTTGGATTAACGGGGATTGTTGCTCATGAGACTGCTGGGACATGTGGATTTAATGCTCGCCCTACCTGGCAAATAGAAATAAAATTGTACGCAATTTAGTTATCGAGCTCAACAAAATATAAACATAAGTTATTCATAGGCTATCGCAGCACTTTCCTTTTACTAAAATTCCAGCGAAAATGCGCGCTACAAATTTTTTAGATACATCACCTTTTTGGATACATCACCCATCATGCTACTCAATATTGGTTTACTTATTATTGGTTTGCTCGTTCTTGTTTGGAGCGCTGACCGGTTTGTTTATGGCGCAGCGGCGTTTGCGCGCAATCTTGGCTTGCCGCCAATGTTGATTGGTTTAACCATTGTAGCCATGGGAAGCTCAGCCCCTGAGATGCTAGTGGCAGGTACCGCCGCTGCTGATGGTATGACAGATACCGCCATTGGTAACGTGCTTGGCTCCAACATTGCCAACATTACATTAATTTTGGGTATTACCGCGTTATTCGGCGCAATTGCCGTCAGCTCAACCACGTTAAAAAGAGAGATTCCGTTGATGCTTGCAGCAACTGCACTTGCGGGCTATTTGCTACATGACGGACAACTATCTCGTGTTGATGGCATCATTTTACTCGTCGCCTTCTTTGCCATTATGGGCTACTTCATCTATCAAGCAGTCAATAAAGACACAGCTGATAAGTTAGATGACGATATTGAAGCCGAAATCCCAAATAATGTACCAACACTTCATGCTATTATATGGCTAATCGTTGGCATGATATTATTACCGCTTTCAGCTGGTTGGATGGTTGATGGTGCAGTAGGCATCGCCAAGTACTTTGGTCTTTCAGACCTAGTGATTGGCTTAACCATTATTGCAGTCGGCACTAGCTTACCAGAGCTAGCTGCCTGTGTTGCAGGTGTGCTCAAGAAAGAAGATGACCTTGCAATAGGTAACATTGTCGGGTCGAACTTATTTAATATACTTGCAGTCTTAGCATTACCAGGGTTGATTGCACCGGGTGCGATTGACGCGGCTGCAAGTGGACGCGATTTTTATATGGTACTTGGCACCAGCACCGCATTAGCCGTGCTTGTACTGTCAACCGGCGCTAAAAAGCAGCTTACTCGTTGGCACGGTATATTATTGCTAATTACCTTTATTGCTTATCAATTCATCGTTTTTCAATCTCAATAGATGATAAGCAGCACAATTTATTAAGAGAGTACCCATGACGAGTCAAACTCAATTGCGACAATGGGGTCGCAACGTTATTGATATTGAAAAAAAGGCATTAGAAAACCTCTACCAATATGTCGATTCTGACGCTTTCGGTCAGGCTTGCGAGCTCATTTTGCAGTGCAAAGGCAAAGTGGTTGTCATGGGTATGGGCAAATCTGGTCACATTGGCAATAAGATTTCAGCTACCTTCGCCAGTACAGGCACTCCAGCATTTTTCGTTCATCCGGGTGAAGCAAGCCATGGTGATTTGGGCGCGCTGTCTAAAAACGATGTGGTGATGGCAATTTCAAACTCAGGTGAGTCAAGTGAAATTCTAACTCTGATGCCGGTTATCCAGCGTATGGGCGTACCTGTTATTGCGGTAACGGGGAAGCCAGAATCCAATATGGCAAAACTGGCTAAGCTGCATTTGTGCATCAAGGTACCAGAAGAAGCTTGTCCATTAGGCTTAGCTCCTACATCAAGCACCACAGCCACTCTGGTAATGGGTGATGCCCTAGCTGTAGCATTACTGCAATCACGCGGCTTCACTCGCGATGACTTCGCGCTATCGCACCCAGGCGGCTCATTGGGTAAAAAGCTATTGTTGAAAGTTGACGATGTGATGCATAAAGACGAGCGTCTGCCGCTGGTTAAGCAAAACATCACCATTACCGATGCCCTTTATGAAATCACCAAGAAAGGCCTAGGTATGGCAGGTGTGGTTGATGACAGTAACAAGCTGGTCGGTATTTTTACCGATGGTGATTTACGCCGCGTTATCGATGCCCAGGTTAATCTAAGAGACACATCAATTGCACAGGTAATGACGCCAAACTGTGTGACTATCCAGGCAGGCATTTTAGCCGCGCAAGCACTACAAGTGATGGACGATAAGAACATCAACGGGTTAATTGTCGTTGATGGGCAGCACCAGCCTATTGGCGCATTGAACATGCTCGATATGGTTAAAGCAGGAGTAATTTAATGCCTCAAAGTTTATATGGTCCAGTTAGCGATCAAATCTGGCAAAAAGCACAGCAAATTAAGCTACTGATCTGCGATGTCGACGGCGTATTTTCAGATGGCCGTATCTACCTCAGCAATGCTGGCGAAGAGCTTAAAGCGTTCCATACCCGTGATGGCTATGGCGTGCGCTCACTGCTTGGCAGCGGCATTCAAGTTGCTGTGATAACAGGTCGCAAATCGCAGATTGTCGAAAACCGTATGACTGCACTGGGCATCACTCACATCTACCAAGGTATTGACGACAAGTTTGTGCCATTTAAAGAACTCCTTGAGCTGTATCAAGTTACACCAGAGCAAGTGGCCTATATTGGCGATGACATGGTGGACTTACCCGTTATGAAGGCGGTAGGCCTATCAGTTTGTGTCGCCGACGGACACCCGTTTGTTAAGCAACACTGTGATATGACAACCAGCATTAACGGTGGTCATGGTGCGCTGCGAGAGTTAACCGATCTGCTTTTGCAAAGCCAAGATAAACTGGCTAGCGCTCACGGTATGAGTGTATGAGCCGAGTCACCCTCGCCATCATCGCGTTTTTTAGCGCCGCGCTTATTCTCTATTGGCAAGTACAAGCCAAGCGTAACGAGCAAGCTCTAAAAGTCGACTCAGGTGTCGACCGCCCAGAGTTTATCGCTAACGATCTTAAAACCACCACCTTTAATGATTTAGGGCAGATCGAAAGCCGAGTGAGTGCTAAACACATGGAGCATTTTGAGTCGACTAACATGACTCACTTTACTGACCCTGTTTATCTGGTGTTTCCTGAAGATGGCGAAGCACAATGGCAACTGAGTGCTAGCAAAGGTCAATTAGATAAAAATAAAGATGTGGTGACGCTCAGCCAGGATGTACTTATTGATGCAGTTGACGTTGATGAGCCTTTGCAATCGCTGAGCACACAACAGATACAATTGGATTTAAATACCTTAATTGGCACCTCTAAATCAGCGGTATTTATCGAGGGCAAAGGCTTTCAAATTCAAGGTTTAGGTTTACATGCAGACCTAAATACTCAAGAATTAACACTACTTAGTCAGGTAGAAGGACGTTATGAACCACGTTAATCCACGCCAGATGTTGTTGGCTTCAGCAATTGTTGCCCTTGGGCTTGTTAGCCCAATGAGCTCCCTTGAAGCAAAAGAAGGCGACTTACAGCAGCAAGTAAAAATTAGCTCAGTTAGCCAAAAGGCAGATATAAAAAATAACCAAATCATTTTTTATGGTCCAGTGACTGTGGTTCAAGGTTCAATCAATATTCAAGCAGATGAAC
This DNA window, taken from Shewanella maritima, encodes the following:
- the mlaE gene encoding lipid asymmetry maintenance ABC transporter permease subunit MlaE is translated as MINAISAVGRSAINTVSGLGRAGLMLWGAIAQVPNVRKGWPLLVKQLYVLGVRSMVIILVSGLFIGMVLALQGYTILVDFGTEESLGPMVALSLLRELGPVVTALLFAGRAGSALTAEIGLMKSTEQLSSLEMMAVDPLRQVIAPRFWAGMISLPLLSVMFSLVGIAGGHLVGVEWKGIDHGAFWSILQASIEWEQDIVNTVIKSVVFGIVVTWIALYRGYEVEPNPEGISRATTSTVVQSSLAVLGLDFLLTALMFGS
- the kdsC gene encoding 3-deoxy-manno-octulosonate-8-phosphatase KdsC, which encodes MPQSLYGPVSDQIWQKAQQIKLLICDVDGVFSDGRIYLSNAGEELKAFHTRDGYGVRSLLGSGIQVAVITGRKSQIVENRMTALGITHIYQGIDDKFVPFKELLELYQVTPEQVAYIGDDMVDLPVMKAVGLSVCVADGHPFVKQHCDMTTSINGGHGALRELTDLLLQSQDKLASAHGMSV
- the lptC gene encoding LPS export ABC transporter periplasmic protein LptC — its product is MSRVTLAIIAFFSAALILYWQVQAKRNEQALKVDSGVDRPEFIANDLKTTTFNDLGQIESRVSAKHMEHFESTNMTHFTDPVYLVFPEDGEAQWQLSASKGQLDKNKDVVTLSQDVLIDAVDVDEPLQSLSTQQIQLDLNTLIGTSKSAVFIEGKGFQIQGLGLHADLNTQELTLLSQVEGRYEPR
- a CDS encoding calcium/sodium antiporter codes for the protein MLLNIGLLIIGLLVLVWSADRFVYGAAAFARNLGLPPMLIGLTIVAMGSSAPEMLVAGTAAADGMTDTAIGNVLGSNIANITLILGITALFGAIAVSSTTLKREIPLMLAATALAGYLLHDGQLSRVDGIILLVAFFAIMGYFIYQAVNKDTADKLDDDIEAEIPNNVPTLHAIIWLIVGMILLPLSAGWMVDGAVGIAKYFGLSDLVIGLTIIAVGTSLPELAACVAGVLKKEDDLAIGNIVGSNLFNILAVLALPGLIAPGAIDAAASGRDFYMVLGTSTALAVLVLSTGAKKQLTRWHGILLLITFIAYQFIVFQSQ
- a CDS encoding KpsF/GutQ family sugar-phosphate isomerase; its protein translation is MTSQTQLRQWGRNVIDIEKKALENLYQYVDSDAFGQACELILQCKGKVVVMGMGKSGHIGNKISATFASTGTPAFFVHPGEASHGDLGALSKNDVVMAISNSGESSEILTLMPVIQRMGVPVIAVTGKPESNMAKLAKLHLCIKVPEEACPLGLAPTSSTTATLVMGDALAVALLQSRGFTRDDFALSHPGGSLGKKLLLKVDDVMHKDERLPLVKQNITITDALYEITKKGLGMAGVVDDSNKLVGIFTDGDLRRVIDAQVNLRDTSIAQVMTPNCVTIQAGILAAQALQVMDDKNINGLIVVDGQHQPIGALNMLDMVKAGVI
- a CDS encoding ATP-binding cassette domain-containing protein translates to MSQQSHEQQSPLIQIRNLGFSRGERVIYQDISLNIPQGKITAIMGPSGIGKTTLLKLIGGQLTPDSGQVLFDGQDVHALSRNELFSLRKRMSMLFQSGALFTDMTVFDNVAFALREHSGLPEEIIRKLVLMKLQAVGLRGASQMMPNELSGGMQRRAALARAIALEPELVMYDEPFAGQDPISMGMLVKLIKELSESLSLTSLVVSHDVAEVMEIADYVYVIADKKIIAHGAPEALRQAANPQLQQFLQGSPDGTVPFHYPAADYRQELLTDHD